The following proteins are encoded in a genomic region of Pleomorphomonas sp. T1.2MG-36:
- a CDS encoding DMT family transporter, producing MTVPGPSAPSPQPSVPPARAPLKALIPLFGSTMVFACLDTTAKAMSYHLPVIEVSWFRYVINLLMAMAVLNPLSSPGAWRFERPGLQIVRALLLTLMTLANFTALHYLQVAETTSIGFLSPMVITLLSVIFLHEKIGIRRVVAIVVGFLGVLLITQPGFGDFHPAMLLALASMLSGALYTLVTRHLATRVNPGSLVISLAAVPSLLLIPPLLVVWQTPSSPVVWAGLIFMGAAGGFGHFLVMTAHRFATAATLAPYGYIQLIWTVISGYLVFADVPSIWTLVGAGVVVASGLYLLHRERVVHAREMAAAAGS from the coding sequence ATGACCGTTCCCGGGCCAAGTGCGCCCTCGCCCCAGCCGTCCGTTCCGCCCGCCCGAGCGCCCCTCAAGGCCTTGATCCCGCTGTTCGGCTCGACCATGGTCTTCGCCTGCCTCGACACGACGGCCAAGGCGATGAGCTACCATCTGCCGGTGATCGAAGTGTCCTGGTTCCGTTATGTCATCAACCTGCTGATGGCGATGGCGGTGCTGAACCCGCTGTCTTCGCCCGGCGCCTGGCGCTTCGAACGCCCTGGGCTGCAGATCGTCAGAGCGCTGCTCCTGACGTTGATGACGCTCGCCAACTTCACCGCCCTGCACTACCTGCAAGTGGCCGAGACCACGTCCATCGGCTTCCTGTCGCCGATGGTCATCACCCTGCTGTCGGTGATCTTCCTGCACGAGAAGATCGGCATCCGCCGCGTCGTCGCCATCGTCGTCGGCTTCCTCGGCGTGCTGCTGATCACCCAGCCGGGCTTCGGCGACTTCCATCCGGCCATGCTGCTGGCGCTCGCCTCGATGCTGTCCGGCGCGCTGTACACTCTCGTCACCCGCCACCTTGCCACTCGCGTCAATCCTGGCTCGCTGGTGATTTCGCTCGCGGCCGTGCCAAGCCTCCTGCTGATTCCCCCGCTCCTCGTCGTCTGGCAGACGCCGTCGTCGCCGGTCGTCTGGGCAGGCCTGATCTTCATGGGAGCTGCCGGCGGCTTCGGCCACTTCCTGGTGATGACCGCCCATCGCTTCGCCACGGCGGCCACGCTGGCACCCTACGGCTACATCCAGCTCATCTGGACGGTCATTTCCGGTTATCTCGTCTTCGCCGATGTACCGTCGATCTGGACCCTCGTCGGCGCTGGCGTCGTCGTTGCCTCCGGGCTTTATCTTCTCCACCGCGAGCGCGTCGTGCACGCCCGCGAGATGGCGGCCGCGGCGGGTTCCTGA
- a CDS encoding LacI family DNA-binding transcriptional regulator, protein MTTSKREDLRRFRRRRVTLSQLAAQLEVSTATVSLALRDNPAVSAETRKRVQALAAEMGYIYNRQAASLRTARTDIVGVVVHDVLNPYFAEVFRAVESELETYGLTILICNHRDSIERQRNFVQVLQQQNADGLVLCPSVGTTVADIEAIMRTGTPVTLVCRDIDGANAPSVRGDDRHGMYEITRLLIGKGHKDIAFVGGLRSTSSGRDRYAGFREAMTEAGLAPVLDVPELMTQGDGRKAAEIIANHSPRPSAVVCFNDVLAFGLMSSFARLGIRPGVDIAVTGYDDVDGSETWAPALTTVENGSEEIGREAARAIYALIVGEEPPFEHKLIAPHLVIRESSG, encoded by the coding sequence ATGACCACCAGCAAACGGGAAGACCTCCGCCGATTCCGCCGTCGCCGCGTGACGCTGAGCCAGCTCGCCGCGCAGCTCGAGGTCTCGACTGCGACGGTTTCCCTGGCGCTGCGCGACAACCCGGCCGTCTCGGCCGAGACGCGCAAGCGCGTGCAGGCGCTGGCCGCCGAGATGGGCTACATCTACAATCGGCAGGCCGCCTCTCTGCGCACCGCCCGCACCGACATCGTCGGCGTGGTGGTGCATGACGTGCTCAACCCCTACTTCGCCGAGGTGTTTCGCGCCGTCGAGAGCGAGCTCGAGACATACGGGCTCACCATCCTCATCTGCAATCACCGCGACAGCATCGAGCGCCAGCGCAATTTCGTCCAGGTGCTGCAGCAGCAGAATGCCGACGGCCTGGTGCTCTGTCCCTCGGTCGGCACCACGGTCGCCGACATCGAGGCCATCATGCGCACCGGCACGCCGGTGACTCTGGTCTGCCGCGACATCGACGGCGCCAATGCCCCGAGCGTACGCGGCGACGACCGCCACGGCATGTACGAGATCACGCGCCTGCTGATCGGCAAGGGACACAAGGACATCGCCTTCGTCGGCGGTCTCCGGTCCACTTCGTCGGGTCGCGACCGCTACGCCGGCTTCCGCGAGGCAATGACCGAGGCCGGCCTTGCTCCAGTGCTCGATGTCCCCGAACTGATGACGCAGGGCGACGGCCGCAAGGCCGCCGAGATCATCGCCAACCACTCTCCACGCCCGTCTGCCGTCGTCTGTTTCAACGACGTCCTGGCTTTCGGCCTGATGAGCAGCTTCGCCCGCCTCGGCATCCGCCCCGGCGTCGACATCGCCGTCACCGGCTACGACGATGTCGACGGCTCCGAAACCTGGGCGCCGGCGCTGACCACCGTCGAGAACGGCTCCGAGGAGATCGGGCGGGAAGCGGCGCGCGCCATTTACGCCCTGATCGTCGGCGAGGAGCCGCCGTTCGAGCATAAGCTCATAGCTCCGCATCTGGTCATTCGGGAATCGAGTGGCTGA
- the eda gene encoding bifunctional 4-hydroxy-2-oxoglutarate aldolase/2-dehydro-3-deoxy-phosphogluconate aldolase has translation MFDTSALLAVLRRAPVVPVLIIDRLEDAVPLGTALVKGGLPALEVTLRTPAALEAIRAMSAIPGGVVGAGTVLDRAQAEAAVAAGAKFLVSPGATPDLLDAAIELDVPLLPGVATASEAMVARDKGYRIVKFFPAGPAGGPKYLQALASPLGEMVFCPTGGVSLDNAADYLKLKNVVCVGGSWVAPADAVKAGDWARIEQLAREAAAIAA, from the coding sequence ATGTTCGACACGTCCGCCCTTCTCGCCGTTCTCCGCCGCGCGCCGGTGGTTCCGGTGCTGATCATCGACCGCCTGGAAGACGCCGTGCCGCTCGGCACCGCGCTGGTCAAGGGCGGCCTGCCGGCGCTGGAAGTGACCCTGCGCACCCCGGCGGCGCTCGAAGCCATCCGGGCGATGAGCGCCATTCCCGGCGGCGTGGTCGGGGCCGGCACCGTGCTCGACCGAGCCCAGGCCGAGGCCGCCGTCGCGGCCGGCGCCAAGTTCCTGGTCAGCCCCGGCGCCACGCCCGATCTGCTCGACGCGGCGATCGAGCTCGATGTTCCGCTCTTGCCCGGTGTCGCCACGGCATCGGAAGCGATGGTGGCCCGCGACAAGGGCTACCGCATCGTCAAGTTCTTCCCGGCCGGTCCCGCCGGCGGACCGAAGTATCTGCAGGCGCTTGCCTCGCCGCTCGGCGAGATGGTGTTCTGCCCGACCGGCGGCGTCAGCCTCGACAACGCAGCCGACTATCTCAAGCTGAAGAACGTCGTCTGCGTCGGCGGTTCCTGGGTGGCGCCGGCCGATGCCGTCAAGGCCGGCGACTGGGCGCGCATCGAACAGCTGGCAAGGGAAGCCGCGGCGATCGCCGCCTGA
- a CDS encoding putative bifunctional diguanylate cyclase/phosphodiesterase gives MIRSGAIEKKRLRELYRYRILDTPPEPEFDGLCDLVRSLLGADAAVITFQDADRSWCKASAGRHVVSLPRSTSVSEQAVIAGEAVVYEDLAQEPLFREHPLVQGETGMRAAVGVPIEVKKGLCIGAVVALFDEPRQISIADIENLLRLTRAIIDRLHLRRIRIERELDQIARAKKDAEIAAQKWEIGKQRRLLEQTARLARIGGWEYEVAADRMIWSAEIYRLLELDETAAPPNLTALLSYCQEEAAGEVKRLIVRVLTRGESFETEIPLITQSGRRRWARCVCEAEVQRGKVVRLLGTVQDTTLQRATEEEVNFIATHDMVTGLLNRAVFQERLDRALAFRTPARTVGLYLIDVDHFKSVNDTLGHHAGDVLLAEVGRRLREAVGELGIVARLGGDEFALMMPDCGGESELVAIGEQMMRGLQEPIAYDAESIPVTISVGIARAPSGTPADQLFKDADIALYEAKGEGRNRFVLFDRAMREAIELRHSILRAIRQAIDRGDLRLHYQPKYSLRTGVLAGFEALLRWHRPDGFIASPGFFGIALDDPQLGLAIGDLVIREAVRQAADWRARGVVFDHVAINVATPQFRRGDLCDCLTAALDEFDVPPAALMVEVTENVLLSKVADEVQTTLSQLAGKGIKIALDDFGTGYASLSHLKDFPVDLLKIDRSFVATLTEERESRSIVRGITALAHDLGIPVIAEGVETSAQRDMLRHFGVDFGQGYLFSRAMLPAQIEASGLVSMVATQVRA, from the coding sequence ATGATCAGATCAGGCGCAATCGAGAAGAAGCGGCTGCGCGAGCTCTATCGCTACCGCATTCTGGATACGCCGCCAGAGCCCGAGTTCGATGGCCTTTGCGATCTCGTTCGCAGCCTGCTGGGCGCCGATGCCGCCGTCATTACCTTTCAGGATGCCGATCGTTCGTGGTGCAAGGCTTCCGCCGGGCGACACGTCGTCTCGTTGCCGCGCTCTACCTCGGTCAGCGAGCAGGCGGTGATTGCCGGCGAAGCGGTGGTCTATGAGGACCTCGCCCAAGAACCGCTGTTTCGCGAGCATCCACTCGTCCAGGGCGAGACTGGCATGCGGGCCGCCGTCGGGGTGCCGATCGAAGTCAAGAAGGGACTTTGCATCGGCGCCGTCGTCGCATTGTTCGACGAACCTCGCCAGATATCGATCGCCGACATCGAAAACCTGCTGCGCCTGACGCGCGCCATCATCGACCGCCTGCATCTTCGCCGCATTCGCATCGAGCGCGAGCTCGACCAGATCGCCCGTGCCAAGAAGGACGCCGAGATCGCCGCCCAGAAGTGGGAAATCGGCAAGCAGCGGCGTCTCCTCGAGCAGACGGCCCGCCTCGCCCGCATCGGCGGTTGGGAATACGAGGTCGCCGCCGACCGCATGATCTGGTCGGCGGAAATCTATCGCCTGCTGGAGCTCGACGAAACGGCTGCGCCGCCGAACCTGACCGCGCTGCTGAGCTATTGCCAGGAAGAGGCCGCGGGCGAGGTGAAGCGGCTGATCGTTCGCGTGCTGACGCGCGGCGAGTCCTTCGAGACCGAGATTCCGTTGATTACCCAGTCGGGCCGGCGACGCTGGGCGCGCTGCGTCTGCGAGGCGGAAGTCCAGCGCGGCAAGGTCGTCCGCCTCTTGGGCACGGTGCAGGACACGACCTTACAGCGGGCGACCGAGGAAGAGGTCAACTTCATCGCCACGCATGACATGGTGACGGGGCTTCTCAACCGCGCGGTGTTCCAGGAGCGGCTCGACCGCGCCCTGGCTTTCCGGACGCCGGCTCGTACCGTCGGCCTCTACCTGATCGACGTCGACCATTTCAAGTCGGTCAACGACACGCTCGGCCACCACGCCGGAGACGTGCTGCTGGCCGAGGTAGGGCGGCGGCTGCGCGAAGCGGTCGGCGAGCTCGGCATCGTCGCCCGACTCGGCGGCGACGAGTTCGCGTTGATGATGCCGGACTGCGGCGGTGAAAGCGAGCTGGTCGCCATTGGCGAACAGATGATGCGCGGCCTGCAGGAGCCGATCGCCTATGACGCCGAGTCGATCCCGGTGACCATTTCCGTCGGCATCGCGCGCGCTCCGTCGGGCACGCCGGCCGACCAGCTGTTCAAGGACGCCGACATCGCGCTCTACGAGGCCAAGGGCGAGGGGCGGAACCGCTTCGTGCTGTTCGACAGGGCGATGCGCGAGGCGATCGAGCTGCGCCATTCCATCCTGCGAGCCATTCGTCAGGCGATCGACAGGGGCGATCTGCGGCTTCACTATCAGCCCAAGTACTCGCTCCGCACCGGCGTGCTGGCTGGCTTCGAGGCGCTCTTGCGCTGGCATCGTCCGGATGGCTTCATCGCCAGCCCGGGCTTCTTCGGCATCGCTCTCGACGATCCGCAGTTGGGCCTTGCCATCGGCGACCTCGTCATCCGCGAGGCGGTGCGGCAGGCGGCGGACTGGCGCGCGCGTGGCGTCGTGTTCGATCACGTGGCGATCAACGTCGCCACGCCGCAGTTCCGGCGCGGCGACCTTTGCGACTGCCTGACCGCCGCGCTCGACGAGTTCGACGTACCGCCGGCGGCGCTGATGGTCGAGGTGACCGAGAACGTGCTGCTGTCCAAGGTGGCCGACGAGGTGCAGACGACGCTGTCGCAACTGGCCGGCAAGGGCATCAAGATCGCGCTCGACGACTTCGGCACCGGCTATGCGTCGTTGAGCCATCTCAAGGATTTTCCGGTCGACCTTCTGAAGATCGATCGCTCCTTCGTGGCGACGCTGACCGAGGAGCGCGAGAGCCGCTCCATCGTGCGCGGCATCACCGCGCTCGCCCACGATCTCGGCATTCCGGTGATCGCGGAGGGCGTCGAGACCTCGGCCCAGCGCGACATGCTCCGGCATTTCGGCGTCGATTTCGGCCAGGGCTACCTGTTCTCGCGCGCCATGCTGCCGGCGCAGATCGAGGCGTCGGGCCTGGTCAGCATGGTTGCCACGCAAGTCCGCGCCTGA
- a CDS encoding biotin transporter BioY — protein MTTLNQPSTAFTRSLASSSRAVKVTAVVFGSLLIAAASQIEVPFFPVPMTMQTFAVLLVGLLFGSRLGAAAVLAYLAEAAVGLPVLSGGDALVSLLVKPATTGYLVGFVGAAFVAGLIAERTAGRIWGTVAAAVAGEVVLMTLGVAFLAWLIGAESAVTYGFVPFILGDVLKIVLAVAVARGVGRLSLPTAL, from the coding sequence TTGACCACTCTGAATCAGCCGTCCACCGCCTTCACCCGTTCGCTTGCCAGCTCCAGCCGCGCCGTCAAGGTCACGGCCGTTGTGTTCGGCTCGCTCTTGATCGCCGCCGCGTCGCAGATCGAGGTGCCGTTCTTCCCGGTTCCGATGACGATGCAGACGTTCGCCGTGCTGCTGGTCGGCCTGCTGTTCGGCTCCCGTCTTGGCGCCGCCGCCGTGCTCGCCTACTTGGCCGAAGCGGCCGTCGGCCTGCCGGTGCTGTCGGGCGGCGATGCGCTGGTGTCGCTCCTCGTCAAGCCGGCGACCACCGGCTACCTCGTCGGTTTCGTCGGCGCCGCCTTCGTCGCCGGTCTGATCGCCGAGCGTACCGCCGGTCGGATCTGGGGCACAGTCGCTGCGGCCGTCGCCGGCGAAGTGGTGCTGATGACGCTCGGCGTTGCCTTCCTGGCCTGGTTGATCGGTGCCGAGAGCGCCGTAACCTACGGCTTCGTCCCGTTCATCCTGGGCGACGTTCTCAAGATCGTGCTGGCCGTGGCGGTCGCGCGCGGCGTCGGGCGGCTGTCGCTTCCCACCGCGCTCTGA
- a CDS encoding YbaN family protein has protein sequence MRQAYMIIGCLMVVIGAIGVALPLLPTTPFLLIAVACFARSSPRLEAWLLSHRRFGPLLAAWRERGAIPRSGKLLSTAGMALGFYAFYKGSQPGPLLMVIVAAVFVSIGIYVWSRPE, from the coding sequence ATGCGTCAGGCCTATATGATCATCGGCTGCCTGATGGTGGTCATCGGGGCGATCGGCGTCGCATTGCCGCTGTTGCCGACGACGCCGTTTCTGTTGATCGCCGTCGCCTGCTTCGCCCGCTCCTCGCCGCGCCTCGAAGCCTGGCTGCTGTCGCACCGGCGCTTCGGTCCGCTTCTCGCCGCTTGGCGCGAGCGCGGCGCCATACCACGCTCGGGCAAGCTCTTGTCGACGGCCGGCATGGCGCTTGGGTTCTATGCCTTCTACAAAGGGAGCCAGCCCGGCCCGCTGCTCATGGTGATCGTGGCGGCAGTATTCGTGTCGATCGGGATCTACGTCTGGTCGCGCCCGGAGTGA